In the genome of Bacteroidota bacterium, one region contains:
- a CDS encoding T9SS type A sorting domain-containing protein → MKKRLVLFALLCTHVVLAQTTGDYRSAATGNWSTLATWETFNGTAWVAATVAPTATNAQAINIRTGHTVTITAAISGGIDQTTVDAGGTLNTAAAIALAIANGTGVDLTINGTFGDLSTASVTFTGTWQMGAAGTLIKTTASSSNNWQNAYQGGIATIPATANWILRKTGTQNPALSTTAPATGSVYPNLTIENNTAANWITPAGSSFTGTLAHATIKGNIDIGGSGTNTVDFLTSNTFGSPVLVQGNMTIRTGCNFRNYGTGIEIQGNLLANGSMNYDAADARQLVFSGGNAQTAGGTGALGIFAFVINKAGGSLTLNRSITVDNSATFTSGIVVSSSANLFICAATCSVSGASNTSFVSGPVRYLGTAAFTFPIGKGSSYRPAETGAFTPTLWTETFNNGCTANCFGSAYLGANGAWTETITGTEGSDPNPWYVSCAENGYTAGGCGTGCVAASSTATLASMHIGSNATIFGDIGAAYFSGGFCGLLGCPTTDRRIESPTINCTGIIGPSVSFTYIENGSGTIDNATLWYFDGSAWAQLADMPKTALCGVQGTWTAYSVALPVSANNNPNVKIGFRWVNNDDGAGTDPSFAVDNLTVGVPEYFTAEYFPANPQTTFNNVLAPTIDAISSCEYWVIDRAPGTTTSATVRLSWDAASCNVTTLSDMLVARFDGAMWQDHGNGGTTGTTAAGTVVSAAAVTSFSPFTLATLPPTPLPVEWLSFTAACNSAQVQLSWTTASEENNQGFEILRSENGNEFLPLSFVNGHGTTSMPHTYTFTDAAPPAGMIYYRLRQLDYNGAYELSPTVVINTSDCAGKQLAVNTAVIAGGQLLVGWSGAQGNVTAQVFSVNGMRLGEATANGESGFLQLPFQYATGVYLVRITDEKNSATTRILQ, encoded by the coding sequence ATGAAAAAACGGCTTGTTCTTTTTGCCTTGCTCTGTACACATGTTGTACTTGCACAAACCACCGGCGACTACCGTTCGGCGGCTACGGGCAACTGGAGTACATTGGCCACGTGGGAAACGTTCAACGGCACAGCCTGGGTGGCCGCTACGGTAGCGCCCACCGCCACCAACGCGCAGGCCATAAACATCCGCACAGGTCATACTGTAACCATCACCGCAGCCATATCCGGCGGTATCGACCAGACTACGGTTGATGCGGGCGGCACACTCAACACCGCTGCGGCCATTGCGCTTGCCATTGCCAACGGCACAGGTGTTGATCTCACCATTAACGGCACTTTTGGCGATCTTTCCACGGCAAGTGTAACGTTTACCGGGACATGGCAAATGGGAGCGGCGGGCACACTCATCAAAACCACCGCATCCTCTTCAAACAACTGGCAAAATGCCTATCAGGGAGGCATTGCCACCATTCCGGCCACCGCAAACTGGATTTTGCGCAAAACCGGCACACAAAACCCCGCACTTTCCACCACTGCACCCGCAACCGGTTCGGTTTACCCAAACCTGACCATTGAAAACAACACCGCTGCAAACTGGATAACCCCGGCCGGCTCATCATTTACCGGCACACTGGCTCACGCAACCATTAAAGGCAACATCGATATCGGCGGTAGTGGCACCAACACGGTCGATTTTCTCACCTCCAATACATTTGGCTCTCCAGTTCTCGTTCAGGGAAACATGACCATCCGCACCGGCTGCAATTTCCGCAACTATGGCACCGGTATTGAAATACAGGGCAATTTGCTCGCCAACGGCTCTATGAATTATGATGCGGCCGATGCCAGACAGCTTGTGTTTTCGGGCGGCAATGCACAAACAGCGGGTGGAACCGGCGCTTTAGGCATTTTTGCATTTGTAATTAACAAAGCGGGCGGAAGCCTTACACTCAACCGCAGCATTACGGTTGACAATTCGGCCACATTTACATCCGGTATTGTGGTTTCAAGCTCGGCCAACTTATTCATTTGTGCGGCCACCTGCTCCGTGAGCGGAGCCTCAAACACCAGCTTTGTAAGCGGGCCGGTGCGCTATCTGGGCACCGCGGCCTTTACGTTTCCCATCGGAAAAGGCAGCAGCTATCGCCCCGCCGAAACCGGTGCATTTACGCCCACCTTGTGGACCGAAACATTCAACAACGGCTGCACGGCCAACTGTTTCGGCTCGGCATACTTGGGAGCAAACGGCGCCTGGACGGAAACCATTACCGGTACCGAAGGCAGCGACCCGAATCCGTGGTACGTAAGCTGCGCCGAAAACGGCTACACGGCCGGAGGCTGTGGCACGGGCTGCGTTGCTGCTTCATCTACGGCTACGCTTGCCTCCATGCACATCGGCTCCAATGCCACCATTTTTGGCGACATTGGCGCGGCTTATTTTTCGGGGGGCTTTTGTGGCTTGCTGGGCTGCCCAACCACCGATCGGCGTATTGAGTCGCCAACAATAAACTGCACCGGCATAATCGGCCCGTCAGTTTCGTTTACCTACATCGAAAACGGTTCGGGCACTATTGATAATGCCACGCTCTGGTATTTCGACGGCAGTGCATGGGCGCAGCTTGCTGATATGCCAAAAACCGCACTTTGTGGCGTGCAGGGCACATGGACAGCCTATTCCGTGGCGCTGCCCGTTTCGGCAAACAATAATCCCAATGTGAAAATTGGTTTCAGGTGGGTGAATAACGATGATGGTGCAGGTACCGACCCTTCTTTTGCCGTGGATAATTTAACAGTTGGTGTGCCCGAATATTTTACAGCCGAATATTTCCCGGCCAATCCGCAAACCACATTCAACAATGTGCTGGCACCCACAATAGACGCCATAAGCAGCTGCGAATACTGGGTTATCGACCGTGCGCCCGGCACGACCACCAGCGCCACGGTAAGGCTGAGCTGGGATGCAGCCAGTTGCAATGTAACCACGCTTAGCGATATGCTGGTGGCCCGTTTCGACGGGGCTATGTGGCAGGATCATGGCAATGGCGGCACAACCGGCACAACAGCTGCGGGCACGGTTGTTTCTGCGGCAGCGGTTACCAGCTTTAGTCCGTTTACACTTGCCACGCTGCCGCCCACGCCGCTGCCCGTTGAATGGCTTTCGTTTACTGCTGCCTGCAACAGCGCACAGGTACAGTTAAGCTGGACAACAGCAAGCGAAGAAAACAATCAGGGTTTTGAAATACTGCGCTCGGAAAACGGGAATGAGTTTTTGCCACTCAGCTTTGTAAACGGTCACGGCACCACCAGCATGCCGCATACCTATACCTTTACCGATGCAGCTCCGCCCGCGGGCATGATCTACTACCGCCTGCGGCAGCTTGATTACAACGGGGCATACGAATTAAGTCCCACCGTGGTAATCAATACAAGCGACTGTGCCGGCAAACAGTTGGCGGTAAACACGGCTGTAATAGCAGGCGGGCAGCTGCTTGTAGGCTGGAGTGGTGCGCAGGGCAATGTAACCGCGCAGGTATTTTCGGTAAACGGCATGCGGCTGGGCGAAGCAACAGCAAACGGCGAAAGCGGTTTTTTACAACTGCCTTTTCAATATGCAACAGGTGTGTATCTCGTGCGCATTACCGATGAGAAAAACTCGGCAACCACACGCATACTTCAGTAA
- a CDS encoding T9SS type A sorting domain-containing protein: MKKIYTLLALFAGVSLSAQQTDDGRLHAASQPATSQNNSIQTAIFSCDTTGTTLAAGNGNDGIMFDVTAVQNVRITYIDVALDGSGTGNMAIFYKSGTHVGSEANSGAWTFLDSAHVAFAASGFVHLPIYINQVVTAGNTIAFYVTGDNGPLAVDYTNGSSVGNVFSQDGFIQIKEGTGIDFPFGGTFTPRIPNVNINYCDLTTIPSCFSDTTTLTSNNGNDGNMFDVTIGAADLTLRRMYCNVNNTGWWHIYYRTGSYVGFESSPAGWILIDSAYVTSAGFDQPTLIPIDMDIYAPAGSTIAFYTTGNGTGADLNYTDGTTEGAVFSSNADLSIKEGKGMTWPFGGLFTPRVWNGILEYCAGPTGESEILSTSPEWSVQVMPNPAGDQAQLMITAPAQVQNASVHIYDMNGREVTVIGGVNSNLVQLPADQLSSGVYYCQVRSEEGAILCTSKFVRQ, encoded by the coding sequence ATGAAAAAAATCTACACCCTGCTTGCTCTTTTTGCCGGAGTAAGTCTTTCAGCACAACAAACCGACGACGGTCGTCTGCACGCCGCATCGCAGCCAGCCACCAGCCAGAACAACAGCATTCAGACTGCAATTTTCAGTTGTGATACTACCGGCACCACGCTTGCCGCTGGCAATGGCAACGATGGTATCATGTTCGACGTAACGGCAGTGCAGAATGTGCGCATTACCTACATTGATGTAGCGTTAGATGGCAGCGGCACCGGCAATATGGCCATTTTCTATAAATCAGGTACACATGTGGGCAGCGAAGCGAACAGCGGCGCATGGACCTTCCTCGATTCGGCGCACGTTGCTTTTGCGGCCAGCGGATTTGTGCATCTGCCTATTTACATCAATCAGGTGGTAACAGCCGGAAACACCATTGCTTTTTATGTGACCGGCGATAATGGTCCGCTTGCAGTGGACTACACCAACGGCTCGTCTGTAGGTAATGTATTTAGCCAGGACGGTTTTATACAGATCAAAGAAGGCACCGGTATCGACTTTCCTTTTGGCGGCACATTCACCCCCCGCATTCCCAACGTAAACATCAACTACTGCGATTTAACCACCATTCCGAGCTGTTTCAGCGATACCACCACGCTCACCAGCAACAACGGCAACGACGGCAACATGTTTGATGTAACCATCGGCGCGGCTGATCTTACCCTTCGTCGTATGTACTGCAATGTAAATAACACCGGCTGGTGGCATATTTATTACCGCACAGGCAGCTACGTAGGCTTTGAAAGTTCACCCGCTGGCTGGATTTTAATCGACAGCGCGTATGTTACCTCTGCCGGCTTCGATCAGCCCACACTTATTCCCATCGACATGGACATTTATGCACCGGCGGGAAGTACCATTGCTTTTTACACCACAGGAAACGGCACCGGTGCTGATCTCAACTACACGGACGGAACCACAGAAGGTGCCGTATTCAGTTCAAACGCTGACCTTTCCATTAAAGAAGGTAAAGGCATGACCTGGCCTTTTGGCGGCCTTTTCACCCCCCGCGTGTGGAATGGTATTCTGGAGTATTGTGCAGGCCCCACCGGCGAGTCGGAAATACTCAGCACAAGCCCCGAATGGTCAGTGCAGGTAATGCCTAATCCGGCCGGCGATCAGGCACAGCTTATGATTACGGCTCCCGCGCAGGTTCAAAACGCCAGCGTACATATTTACGATATGAATGGCCGCGAAGTAACCGTTATTGGCGGCGTAAACAGCAACCTCGTGCAACTTCCTGCCGATCAGCTGAGCAGCGGTGTTTATTACTGCCAGGTGCGCAGCGAAGAAGGTGCTATTCTTTGCACGTCGAAGTTTGTACGTCAGTAA
- the mce gene encoding methylmalonyl-CoA epimerase, translated as MNKIEHIGIAVKSLAESDNLFQRLFGAAPYKHESVETEGVTTSFFQMGESKIELLEATRADSPIAKFIEKKGEGIHHIAFAVDDIRAEMRRLQAEGFQLLNEEPKPGADNKWVCFLHPKGTNGVLIELCQERE; from the coding sequence ATGAACAAAATTGAACATATCGGAATTGCCGTAAAGAGTCTTGCCGAATCCGACAACCTCTTTCAACGCCTCTTTGGCGCTGCGCCCTACAAACACGAAAGTGTAGAAACAGAAGGTGTAACGACTTCGTTTTTTCAGATGGGCGAAAGTAAAATCGAGCTCCTTGAAGCGACACGTGCCGACAGTCCGATTGCAAAATTTATCGAAAAAAAAGGCGAAGGTATTCACCACATCGCTTTTGCCGTTGATGATATCCGCGCCGAAATGCGACGCCTGCAGGCCGAAGGCTTTCAGTTGCTGAACGAAGAACCTAAACCGGGCGCTGATAACAAGTGGGTTTGTTTCCTGCACCCCAAAGGCACAAACGGTGTACTTATTGAACTTTGTCAGGAAAGAGAATAA